A window of Pantoea agglomerans contains these coding sequences:
- the manA gene encoding mannose-6-phosphate isomerase: MQKMVNSLQNYAWGSKTALTDLYGIANPAGAPMAELWMGAHPKSPSQVEVGGEPCSLREVIAAAPEEMLGYAVAKRFGELPFLFKVLCADRPLSIQVHPSKSAAEEGFARENAAGIPLNAAERNYKDANHKPELVYALTPFQAMNGFRELPEIASLLQPVAGAHPQIAHFLQHPDSENLATLFTTMLSLQGDAKSLALGVLKAALNARDGQPWQTIKAIAADYPDDSGLFSPLLLNVITLQPGEAMFLYAETPHAYLNGVALEVMANSDNVLRAGLTPKYIDIPELLANVKFEPKPASQLLTQPQRQQRALNFPIPVEDFAFAIHALDGEPQTLTQESAAILFCIEGEATLTLGQQQLHLQPGESCFVPASDGALKATGSGRLARVFNALR; this comes from the coding sequence ATGCAAAAGATGGTCAATTCGCTGCAAAATTACGCGTGGGGCAGCAAAACCGCCTTAACGGATCTCTACGGCATCGCCAACCCTGCCGGCGCGCCGATGGCGGAGCTGTGGATGGGGGCGCATCCTAAAAGTCCTTCACAGGTTGAGGTAGGGGGCGAGCCCTGTTCCCTGCGCGAGGTCATCGCCGCCGCGCCCGAGGAGATGCTGGGCTATGCGGTGGCGAAACGCTTTGGCGAACTGCCCTTTCTGTTTAAGGTGCTGTGCGCCGATCGCCCGCTGTCGATTCAGGTTCATCCCAGCAAAAGCGCGGCAGAAGAGGGTTTCGCGCGCGAGAATGCGGCGGGCATTCCGCTTAACGCGGCGGAGCGCAACTATAAAGACGCCAACCACAAGCCGGAGCTGGTGTATGCGCTGACCCCTTTTCAGGCGATGAACGGCTTCCGCGAGCTGCCGGAGATCGCCTCGCTGCTGCAGCCGGTCGCTGGCGCGCATCCGCAGATCGCCCACTTTTTGCAGCATCCTGACAGCGAGAATCTGGCGACGCTGTTTACCACCATGCTGTCGCTGCAGGGAGACGCAAAGTCGCTGGCGCTCGGCGTGCTGAAAGCCGCGCTCAACGCGCGCGACGGCCAGCCGTGGCAGACCATTAAGGCGATTGCGGCGGACTATCCGGACGACAGCGGGCTCTTTTCGCCGCTGCTGCTGAACGTGATTACGCTGCAGCCGGGCGAAGCGATGTTCCTTTACGCCGAGACGCCGCACGCCTATCTCAACGGCGTGGCGCTGGAGGTGATGGCCAATTCCGACAACGTGCTGCGCGCCGGCCTGACGCCGAAATATATCGATATTCCCGAGCTGCTCGCCAATGTGAAGTTTGAGCCAAAGCCGGCGTCGCAGCTGCTTACCCAGCCGCAGCGCCAGCAGCGCGCGCTGAACTTCCCCATTCCGGTAGAGGATTTCGCGTTCGCTATTCACGCGCTGGACGGCGAACCGCAGACGCTCACGCAGGAGAGCGCGGCGATCCTGTTCTGCATTGAAGGCGAAGCGACCCTGACGCTGGGCCAGCAGCAGCTGCATCTGCAGCCGGGAGAGTCCTGCTTTGTGCCCGCCAGCGACGGCGCGCTAAAAGCCACCGGCAGCGGCCGCCTGGCGCGCGTTTTTAACGCATTGCGCTGA
- the fumC gene encoding class II fumarate hydratase, protein MAATRIEKDSMGPIDVPADKLWGAQTQRSLEHFRISTEKMPTELVYALAQTKRAAATVNRDLGLLPAERADAIVKAADEVLADRHSGEFPLAIWQTGSGTQTNMNMNEVLANRASEILGGERGMSRLVHPNDDVNKSQSSNDVFPTAMHVAAVIALREKLIPQIETLKKTLSEKSSAFKDIVKIGRTHLQDATPLTLGQEISGWVAMLEHNLRHIEQSIPHVAELALGGTAVGTGLNTHPEYAERVAKALAELTGQPFVTAPNKFEALATTDALVHAHGALKGLAASLMKIANDVRWLASGPRCGIGELSIPENEPGSSIMPGKVNPTQCEAMTMLCCQVMGNDVAINIGGASGNFELNVYRPMVIHNFLQSVRLLADGIDSFNHHCAVGIEPNRDRISQLLNESLMLVTALNTHIGYDKAAEIAKKAHKEGLTLKGSALKLGYLTEEEFDAWVRPEDMVGSMKS, encoded by the coding sequence ATGGCAGCCACGCGCATTGAAAAAGATTCAATGGGGCCCATTGATGTACCCGCAGACAAGTTATGGGGCGCGCAAACGCAGCGCTCGCTGGAACACTTCCGTATCTCGACAGAAAAAATGCCCACCGAGCTGGTCTATGCGCTGGCGCAGACCAAGCGCGCCGCCGCGACCGTTAACCGCGATCTCGGCCTGCTGCCTGCTGAACGTGCCGATGCGATTGTCAAAGCTGCCGACGAGGTGCTGGCCGATCGCCACAGCGGCGAATTCCCGCTGGCGATCTGGCAAACCGGCTCCGGCACCCAGACCAATATGAATATGAACGAGGTGCTGGCCAACCGCGCCAGCGAGATCCTCGGCGGCGAACGCGGCATGTCGCGCCTGGTGCATCCCAACGACGACGTCAATAAAAGCCAGAGCTCTAACGATGTGTTCCCGACCGCAATGCATGTCGCGGCGGTTATCGCGCTGCGTGAAAAGCTGATCCCGCAGATTGAAACGCTGAAAAAAACGCTGAGCGAGAAGTCCAGCGCCTTTAAAGATATCGTCAAGATTGGCCGTACCCATCTGCAGGATGCGACGCCGCTGACCCTGGGCCAGGAGATCTCCGGCTGGGTGGCGATGCTGGAGCATAATCTCCGCCATATCGAGCAGAGTATTCCTCACGTCGCTGAACTGGCGCTGGGCGGCACCGCCGTTGGCACCGGGCTGAATACCCATCCGGAATATGCGGAGCGCGTGGCGAAAGCGCTGGCCGAGCTGACCGGACAGCCGTTCGTTACCGCGCCGAATAAATTTGAGGCGCTGGCGACCACCGATGCGCTGGTGCATGCGCACGGTGCGCTGAAAGGGCTGGCTGCCTCGCTGATGAAAATCGCCAACGACGTGCGCTGGCTGGCCTCAGGCCCGCGCTGCGGCATCGGCGAACTCTCTATCCCGGAAAACGAGCCGGGCAGCTCTATTATGCCGGGCAAGGTCAACCCGACCCAGTGCGAAGCGATGACCATGCTCTGCTGTCAGGTGATGGGCAATGACGTGGCGATCAATATCGGCGGCGCGTCGGGCAACTTCGAGCTGAACGTCTACCGGCCGATGGTGATCCACAACTTCCTGCAGTCGGTGCGCCTGCTGGCTGACGGCATCGACAGCTTTAACCATCACTGCGCCGTCGGCATCGAGCCGAACCGCGACCGTATTTCGCAGCTGCTTAATGAGTCGCTGATGCTGGTGACCGCGCTTAATACCCATATCGGCTACGACAAAGCGGCCGAAATCGCCAAGAAGGCGCATAAAGAGGGGCTGACGCTGAAAGGCTCGGCACTGAAGCTGGGCTATCTCACCGAAGAGGAGTTTGACGCCTGGGTGCGCCCGGAAGATATGGTTGGCAGCATGAAGTCGTAA
- a CDS encoding YdgA family protein — translation MKKTNVAVGVIIALGVIWTGAAWFTGKQLESHMDELVQNANTQLNAYAPDSRLKLSYQNYQRGVFSSSAKLVLQANSQTEDNAFLKPGQSIVFNETIDHGPFPFAQLRRFTLIPSMASVHTELENTEALKNLFALTDNKSPINADTRVGYSGATDTALHFLPVNYQNAQTGQRVATNGGTLNVSADSKGDKVSMDSDIDSIAITSKNELGMPVLFTANGVKLSGNTHLTPEGVRIGDQKVALEKFNASVNGKDALTLQKLNGTSSFDNKAGKISGDIDYRVDNVHLQNNDFGEAKLSMKLAQFDAQAVKTFSDNYQAQMQDLLNQPGLASDPIRYQAGVNTILMNNLPTLLKGAPMVSIAPLSWKNSKGESTFNLTANFNDPATVTGEPQNLAGIVDRVLKSLSAKLVINMPMATEVMRNVGLAEGYTGDDAQKLADQQVKGLAAMGQMFRLTQQQDNNIVTSLQYSAGGQVNMNGNTMTLEQFMSRYMLGLPTSEGMPQ, via the coding sequence ATGAAAAAGACCAACGTTGCCGTAGGTGTGATTATCGCCCTGGGCGTAATCTGGACCGGCGCGGCATGGTTTACCGGTAAGCAGCTGGAAAGCCATATGGATGAGCTGGTGCAGAACGCCAATACCCAGCTTAACGCGTACGCGCCGGACAGCCGCCTGAAGCTCAGCTATCAGAATTACCAGCGCGGCGTGTTCAGCAGTTCAGCGAAGCTGGTACTGCAGGCAAACTCGCAAACCGAAGATAACGCTTTCCTGAAGCCAGGGCAGAGCATCGTCTTTAACGAAACTATCGATCACGGTCCCTTCCCGTTCGCCCAGCTGCGCCGCTTTACGCTGATCCCGAGCATGGCGTCGGTACACACCGAGCTGGAAAATACCGAGGCGCTGAAAAATCTGTTCGCCCTGACCGACAATAAGTCGCCGATAAATGCGGACACCCGCGTCGGCTACAGCGGCGCGACCGATACCGCCCTGCACTTTTTGCCGGTTAATTACCAGAATGCGCAGACCGGCCAGCGCGTGGCGACCAACGGCGGCACGCTGAACGTCAGCGCGGACAGCAAAGGCGATAAAGTGTCGATGGATAGCGATATCGACAGCATCGCCATCACCAGCAAAAACGAGCTGGGCATGCCGGTGCTGTTTACCGCCAACGGCGTGAAGCTCAGCGGTAATACGCATCTGACGCCGGAAGGGGTGCGCATCGGCGATCAAAAAGTGGCGCTGGAGAAATTTAACGCCAGCGTTAACGGCAAAGATGCCCTGACGCTGCAAAAGCTCAACGGCACCTCATCGTTTGACAACAAAGCGGGCAAAATCAGCGGCGATATCGACTATCGCGTCGATAACGTCCACCTGCAGAACAACGATTTCGGCGAAGCGAAGCTCAGCATGAAGCTGGCGCAGTTTGACGCCCAGGCGGTGAAAACGTTCTCCGACAACTACCAGGCGCAGATGCAGGATCTGCTGAATCAGCCGGGCCTCGCCAGCGATCCGATTCGCTATCAGGCGGGCGTAAACACCATTCTGATGAACAATCTGCCGACGCTGCTGAAAGGCGCGCCGATGGTAAGCATTGCGCCGCTGAGCTGGAAAAACAGCAAAGGCGAAAGCACCTTTAACCTCACCGCCAACTTCAACGATCCCGCCACCGTGACCGGCGAGCCGCAAAACCTGGCTGGCATAGTGGACCGCGTGCTGAAGAGCTTATCGGCCAAACTGGTGATCAATATGCCGATGGCGACCGAAGTGATGCGCAACGTTGGCCTGGCTGAAGGCTACACCGGCGACGACGCGCAGAAGCTGGCGGATCAGCAGGTGAAAGGCCTGGCGGCGATGGGCCAGATGTTCCGTCTCACCCAGCAGCAGGACAACAATATCGTTACCAGCCTGCAGTACAGCGCCGGCGGCCAGGTGAACATGAACGGCAACACCATGACGCTGGAGCAGTTTATGTCGCGCTATATGCTCGGCCTGCCCACCAGCGAAGGTATGCCGCAGTAA
- the tus gene encoding DNA replication terminus site-binding protein, with product MMRYDLISDLHDCANSLERALAELREMIMAQPLLIARVFSLPPVEKGHEHDAVTEIAVEQHLGEAAREMALAHFCRLFMQHQSEKLSTKAAVRLPGALCIEAEGERETALIDQIAQVNHYKARLEQIITVESGLPSEARFEFVHQHLRGLITLNAYRSITLLQAPDSLRFGWANKHVIKNVKREEIIAQLEKSLSANRAQAPWTREQWAEKVQDELESVRALPATARLKIKRPVKVQPIARVWRADEKKQTQLACPSPIIVLCRDRTQVPVLGELLNYNADNVQHRYKPAAQPLNLLIPRLHLWVDCPI from the coding sequence ATGATGCGTTACGATCTGATTTCCGACCTGCATGACTGCGCCAACAGCCTTGAACGGGCGCTGGCCGAGTTACGCGAAATGATTATGGCGCAGCCGCTGCTGATCGCGCGGGTGTTCTCACTGCCCCCGGTTGAAAAAGGCCATGAGCATGACGCGGTGACCGAAATTGCCGTCGAGCAGCACCTGGGCGAAGCGGCGCGCGAAATGGCGCTGGCGCACTTCTGCCGCCTCTTTATGCAGCACCAGTCAGAAAAGCTCAGCACCAAAGCGGCCGTTCGCCTGCCCGGTGCCCTCTGTATTGAGGCTGAGGGCGAACGCGAAACCGCCCTTATCGACCAGATCGCGCAAGTGAATCACTATAAAGCGCGACTGGAGCAGATTATTACCGTGGAGTCGGGGCTGCCGAGCGAGGCGCGCTTTGAGTTCGTTCACCAGCATCTGCGCGGCCTGATTACGCTGAACGCCTACCGCTCCATTACCCTGCTGCAGGCGCCAGACAGCCTGCGCTTCGGCTGGGCCAATAAGCACGTCATCAAAAACGTGAAGCGCGAGGAGATTATCGCGCAGCTGGAGAAGAGCCTGAGCGCAAACCGCGCGCAGGCGCCCTGGACGCGCGAGCAGTGGGCAGAAAAAGTACAGGATGAGCTGGAGAGCGTGCGCGCCCTGCCCGCCACCGCCCGGCTGAAGATAAAGCGTCCGGTAAAGGTGCAGCCGATTGCGCGCGTCTGGCGCGCCGACGAGAAAAAGCAGACCCAGCTCGCCTGCCCGTCGCCGATTATTGTGCTGTGCCGCGACCGCACCCAGGTGCCGGTGCTGGGCGAACTGCTGAACTACAACGCCGATAACGTGCAGCATCGCTACAAGCCGGCGGCGCAGCCGCTCAACCTGCTGATCCCGCGGCTGCACCTGTGGGTCGACTGCCCGATATAA